The Temnothorax longispinosus isolate EJ_2023e chromosome 7, Tlon_JGU_v1, whole genome shotgun sequence genome contains a region encoding:
- the LOC139815579 gene encoding tubulin delta chain → MLTLQFGQCGNQLGCDLFSKVASDLGTSNTGVPYGANYEYAESTIERWFDGIGECGRHYAKAILVDTEEKVVNKVCRDATASWIYRTSNVVCQSGGGSANNWAYGYTINSRRLSHAVLNVTRQEIEKLDRSQGFLLLLSSAGGTGSGIGSRMVELLREEYETQPIVAAIVLPFTFGEVCIQNYNTVLTLAKFSDRADVSVLFENEQTHSMCTNLLKNSNTTLRDMNSIISENLLAVFQPSSNARCNANFLISKIAAHPNFRFVTVKSTPHTPVTSLQYEPTQKWEVYIRHLKQTLRVSKSQAELTNAQLKAPNPTLSKAAMSYVYSPCVSNVLVTRGKSVENDVVALEDLQRRHLYPEWTILNSFTHLHQERRFLNRDKFLALVSNNSEIHRPLDVYLDKAWGSYKCAAFLHQYKQFGLEDDDFLQAFAKVENVVQEYKNLKSRNKN, encoded by the coding sequence ATGCTGACGTTGCAGTTCGGACAATGCGGGAATCAACTCGGCTGCGACCTGTTCTCGAAGGTGGCCTCCGATCTGGGAACCTCCAACACCGGCGTTCCTTACGGCGCGAATTATGAGTACGCGGAAAGCACGATCGAGAGGTGGTTCGACGGAATCGGGGAGTGCGGCCGGCACTACGCCAAGGCGATTCTCGTCGACACCGAGGAGAAGGTCGTCAACAAGGTATGCAGGGACGCGACTGCGTCGTGGATCTATCGAACGAGCAACGTAGTCTGCCAGTCTGGCGGCGGTTCCGCCAACAACTGGGCCTACGGCTACACGATAAACAGTCGACGCCTGTCGCACGCTGTGCTGAACGTCACGCGACAGGAGATTGAGAAGTTAGATCGTTCCCAGGGATTCCTTCTGCTTCTCAGCTCGGCCGGGGGCACGGGATCCGGTATAGGAAGCCGCATGGTCGAGCTTCTGCGAGAGGAGTACGAAACTCAGCCTATCGTCGCCGCGATTGTATTGCCGTTCACCTTCGGAGAAGTTTGCATCCAAAATTACAACACCGTACTGACCCTAGCCAAGTTCTCGGACAGGGCAGACGTCTCCGTGTTATTCGAGAACGAGCAGACGCACTCTATGTGTACCAATCTGTTGAAGAATTCTAACACCACGTTGCGTGACATGAATAGTattatttcggaaaatctGCTCGCCGTTTTTCAACCTAGCAGCAATGCGAGGTGCAAcgcgaattttttaatatccaaaATAGCCGCTCATCCCAATTTTAGATTTGTAACGGTCAAGAGTACTCCGCATACCCCCGTGACGTCTCTGCAGTATGAACCCACGCAGAAATGGGAGGTGTATATACGTCATTTGAAGCAGACTCTTCGAGTATCAAAGTCACAAGCGGAATTAACAAATGCCCAATTAAAGGCACCAAATCCCACGTTAAGCAAAGCAGCAATGTCTTATGTATATAGTCCTTGCGTGTCCAATGTTCTCGTAACTCGTGGCAAATCTGTGGAGAATGATGTTGTAGCATTGGAAGATTTGCAGAGAAGACATCTGTATCCGGAGTGGACTATCCTGAATTCTTTTACCCATTTGCATCAAGAACGTAGGTTTCTGAATCGAGACAAGTTCCTGGCGTTGGTCAGCAATAATTCGGAGATACACCGACCATTGGACGTATATCTAGACAAAGCGTGGGGCTCTTACAAATGCGCGGCTTTCTTGCATCAGTATAAACAATTTGGTTTGGAGGACGATGACTTTTTGCAAGCTTTTGCCAAAGTAGAAAACGTAGTGCAGgaatataaaaacttaaaaagcCGCaataaaaactga
- the LOC139815956 gene encoding uncharacterized protein isoform X1: MPNFKQQYKNPRPGFGEADHRRCLRAYNCDKTRREVRTRTFDRNRNLQDVSAPTTPQPAETVPTDERMKKLLKWKEERNRKKKLEAAMKKPAFKVGIVHHSLYSPVSKNDVSIAKTPKPQKTEHSNYIQKRITRATEKRLLAKAAKQVTSDLTSVPTKHLMNVKTSTSNAKKQKSFAPPDHCFRPPSGLHKIPLFGCVPMKQTPQDKYTSSQKCSQTSDSTTKNYETSTGPRLSSNEQDPSQKLIKSTIRDSDELNAIKTVRSSLKEQTKNQTDIQDALQKEKNCSSSSSETETPPSQKSTPNSSEKENCSLEDLIVFSPYLTRSRGKRNSRKEVQQRLGIGRPSDEIPTKDTVMQNLNICVEEEERTAQYFKILLNKETDRLKELCKKWLDIGLEKDVPEDATYEIQTAVGQTNLLINKKFERFRSLVHDCETGKGEMLVTCRDLQGFWDMTYMEVKDCETRFEKLEQRRNREWKEEEEEYTVAKPAVKKRMPVKKQIVSSKPSSLRSLILAARKIKMEGETLSKGDLLLQDTHINEKPSNRKSFTEENTRRSRRSKSHDLNDSKSTPVRRESSKTGSVQFSEKSKKMRSPFAAMKISRMCKTPEVQLDDTVSYVNSDQTPGKSILKKSEELENKEARIKSAHKVNFDDQVVLTEVPLDEETHTKLSLAAALNRIDSFDLDDMYQSPSIHAEKRLNFEDSDRLDDLNKSLSEIQTTGKRNKSRSFVQNTLVDNIMHPLNDITSSVFIEESSPNNVEIISPKKSVRNRVQHKDASNRKHVDIYFSPPTRANRDDEIDITTEIISKDMGDLDLGPRVLRNRTVPANNTPKSSRTSKMMTPKRASKEGNKKSSMKSSLKLSQKDENMTPSKSNTIDMENVTLTDNIVKKRSIRKSVAFDETCVGCAESKPVLPRTPHTVRRNKTPLRQSRSKQIDEDLISWETPDKKHPHRRSTRSQSDKF; encoded by the exons ATGCCGAATTTCAAGCAGCAGTACAAGAATCCGCGCCCGGGATTCGGCGAGGCGGATCACAGAAGGTGCCTGCGCGCCTACAACTGCGATAAAACTCGCAGGGAAGTCAGAACTCGAACCTTCGACAGGAACCGCAACCTGCAAGACGTTTCGGCGCCAACGACCCCGCAGCCCG caGAGACTGTACCTACTGATGAGcgtatgaaaaaattattaaaatggaaaGAGGAACGTAACAGAAAGAAGAAACTGGAAGCCGCCATGAAGAAACCTGCTTTCAAAGTAGGCATCGTTCATCACTCTTTGTATTCTCCGGTGAGCAAGAATGATGTATCAATTGCGAAAACACCGAAACCACAGAAAACAGAacattcaaattatattcaaaaacGAATTACGAGGGCTACAGAGAAACGATTGCTTGCTAAAGCTGCTAAACAAGTAACAAGTGATCTAACTTCAGTGCCGACGAAACATCTCATGAACGTCAAAACGTCTACTTCTAATGCCAAGAAACAGAAATCATTCGCCCCACCTGATCACTGTTTTAGACCTCCGTCTGGTTTGCACAAGATACCTCTATTTGGTTGTGTACCGATGAAACAAACGCCACAAGACAAATACACATCGTCGCAGAAGTGTTCACAGACTTCTGATAGTACCACAAAGAATTACGAAACTTCCACAGGTCCGAGGTTATCATCAAATGAGCAAGACCCGTcgcagaaattaattaaatcgaccATTCGTGATTCAGATgaattaaatgcaattaaaacaGTAAGATCGTCATTGAAGGAGCAGACAAAGAATCAGACGGACATACAAGACGCCttgcagaaagaaaaaaattgttcatcAAGCAGCAGTGAAACAGAAACGCCACCGTCGCAAAAGTCTACTCCGAATTCTTcggagaaagaaaattgttcTTTAGAAGATCTTATTGTTTTTTCACCGTATCTCACGCGAAGCCGTGGGAAGAGGAATTCTAGAAAAGAGGTACAGCAACGGCTGGGCATTGGCCGCCCATCCGACGAAATTCCCACCAAGGACACGgttatgcaaaatttaaacataTGCGTGGAAGAGGAGGAACGTACAGCTCAGTACTTCAAAATTCTCTTGAACAAAGAAACTGATAGACTCAAGGAGCTTTGTAAGAAATGGTTGGATATTGGATTAGAGAAGGATGTTCCAGAGGATGCTACGTATGAAATACAAACAGCGGTAGGGCAGACAAATttgctaataaataaaaagttcgaGAGATTTCGTAGCTTAGTGCACGACTGCGAGACTGGTAAAGGAGAAATGCTGGTTACGTGCAGAGATCTTCAAGGATTTTGGGATATGACATACATGGAGGTCAAAGACTGTGAAACGCGATTTGAGAAATTGGAGCAACGTCGAAACAGAGAAtggaaggaggaggaggaggaataCACAGTCGCCAAGCCTGCCGTTAAAAAACGAATGCctgttaaaaaacaaattgtatCATCAAAACCAAGTTCATTGCGATCATTAATCCTTGCTGCCAGAAAAATCAAAATGGAAGGAGAAACATTAAGCAAGGGAGATTTGTTGTTGCAAGATAcacatataaatgaaaaacCGAGTAATAGAAAATCTTTTACTGAAGAGAACACTCGACGTAGTAGGAGATCTAAATCCCATGATCTTAACGATAGCAAGTCAACTCCTGTTCGACGTGAGAGCTCTAAAACAGGTTCCGTGcaattttccgaaaaatctaaaaaaatgagaagTCCATTCGCAGCTATGAAAATAAGTCGAATGTGTAAGACACCCGAAGTTCAATTAGATGACACGGTGTCATACGTTAATTCCGATCAAACGCCGGGCAAGAGCATATTAAAGAAATcggaagaattagaaaataaggAAGCCCGTATAAAGTCCGCGCATAAAGTCAATTTTGATGATCAAGTGGTTCTAACGGAGGTCCCTCTTGATGAAGAAACACATACTAAATTGAGTTTAGCTGCTGCATTAAACAGGATAGACAGTTTCGATTTGGATGATATGTATCAATCGCCATCCATTCATgctgaaaaaagattaaactttgAAGATTCTGACAGACTTGACGATCTGAATAAATCACTATCCGAGATACAAACAACAGGGAAGCGAAATAAATCCAGATCATTTGTTCAGAATACTTTAGTAGATAATATTATGCATCCACTTAACGACATAACATCTTCGGTATTTATTGAAGAATCATCGCCAAACAATGTGGAGATTATATCACCTAAGAAAAGCGTAAGAAATCGAGTTCAACACAAGGATGCATCAAACAGGAAAcatgtagatatttatttttcacctCCAACACGTGCGAACAGAGATGACGAGATAGACATTACTactgaaataatttcaaaagacATGGGAGATCTTGATTTAGGACCAAGAGTACTTAGAAATAGAACTGTCCCGGCAAATAATACACCCAAAAGCAGTAGAACGAGCAAAATG ATGACTCCAAAAAGAGCAAGTAAAGAGGGAAATAAGAAGTCAAGTATGAAAAGTTCGTTAAAATTATCGCAAAAAGACGAAAATATGACACCAAGTAAAAGCAATACAATAGATATGGAGAATGTAACATTGACAGACAATATTGTTAAGAAAAGATCAATTCGGAAAAGTGTTGCATTTGATg AAACTTGCGTGGGATGTGCCGAAAGTAAACCAGTGCTACCTAGGACTCCTCATACAGTACGCCGTAACAAGACGCCTTTGAGACAGAGTCGAAGCAAACAAATTGATGAAGATCTTATATCATGGGAAACGCCAGATAAAAAACATC CTCATCGTAGAAGTACGAGATCTCAGTCAGATAAATTTTAG
- the LOC139815956 gene encoding uncharacterized protein isoform X2 has product MPNFKQQYKNPRPGFGEADHRRCLRAYNCDKTRREVRTRTFDRNRNLQDVSAPTTPQPETVPTDERMKKLLKWKEERNRKKKLEAAMKKPAFKVGIVHHSLYSPVSKNDVSIAKTPKPQKTEHSNYIQKRITRATEKRLLAKAAKQVTSDLTSVPTKHLMNVKTSTSNAKKQKSFAPPDHCFRPPSGLHKIPLFGCVPMKQTPQDKYTSSQKCSQTSDSTTKNYETSTGPRLSSNEQDPSQKLIKSTIRDSDELNAIKTVRSSLKEQTKNQTDIQDALQKEKNCSSSSSETETPPSQKSTPNSSEKENCSLEDLIVFSPYLTRSRGKRNSRKEVQQRLGIGRPSDEIPTKDTVMQNLNICVEEEERTAQYFKILLNKETDRLKELCKKWLDIGLEKDVPEDATYEIQTAVGQTNLLINKKFERFRSLVHDCETGKGEMLVTCRDLQGFWDMTYMEVKDCETRFEKLEQRRNREWKEEEEEYTVAKPAVKKRMPVKKQIVSSKPSSLRSLILAARKIKMEGETLSKGDLLLQDTHINEKPSNRKSFTEENTRRSRRSKSHDLNDSKSTPVRRESSKTGSVQFSEKSKKMRSPFAAMKISRMCKTPEVQLDDTVSYVNSDQTPGKSILKKSEELENKEARIKSAHKVNFDDQVVLTEVPLDEETHTKLSLAAALNRIDSFDLDDMYQSPSIHAEKRLNFEDSDRLDDLNKSLSEIQTTGKRNKSRSFVQNTLVDNIMHPLNDITSSVFIEESSPNNVEIISPKKSVRNRVQHKDASNRKHVDIYFSPPTRANRDDEIDITTEIISKDMGDLDLGPRVLRNRTVPANNTPKSSRTSKMMTPKRASKEGNKKSSMKSSLKLSQKDENMTPSKSNTIDMENVTLTDNIVKKRSIRKSVAFDETCVGCAESKPVLPRTPHTVRRNKTPLRQSRSKQIDEDLISWETPDKKHPHRRSTRSQSDKF; this is encoded by the exons ATGCCGAATTTCAAGCAGCAGTACAAGAATCCGCGCCCGGGATTCGGCGAGGCGGATCACAGAAGGTGCCTGCGCGCCTACAACTGCGATAAAACTCGCAGGGAAGTCAGAACTCGAACCTTCGACAGGAACCGCAACCTGCAAGACGTTTCGGCGCCAACGACCCCGCAGCCCG AGACTGTACCTACTGATGAGcgtatgaaaaaattattaaaatggaaaGAGGAACGTAACAGAAAGAAGAAACTGGAAGCCGCCATGAAGAAACCTGCTTTCAAAGTAGGCATCGTTCATCACTCTTTGTATTCTCCGGTGAGCAAGAATGATGTATCAATTGCGAAAACACCGAAACCACAGAAAACAGAacattcaaattatattcaaaaacGAATTACGAGGGCTACAGAGAAACGATTGCTTGCTAAAGCTGCTAAACAAGTAACAAGTGATCTAACTTCAGTGCCGACGAAACATCTCATGAACGTCAAAACGTCTACTTCTAATGCCAAGAAACAGAAATCATTCGCCCCACCTGATCACTGTTTTAGACCTCCGTCTGGTTTGCACAAGATACCTCTATTTGGTTGTGTACCGATGAAACAAACGCCACAAGACAAATACACATCGTCGCAGAAGTGTTCACAGACTTCTGATAGTACCACAAAGAATTACGAAACTTCCACAGGTCCGAGGTTATCATCAAATGAGCAAGACCCGTcgcagaaattaattaaatcgaccATTCGTGATTCAGATgaattaaatgcaattaaaacaGTAAGATCGTCATTGAAGGAGCAGACAAAGAATCAGACGGACATACAAGACGCCttgcagaaagaaaaaaattgttcatcAAGCAGCAGTGAAACAGAAACGCCACCGTCGCAAAAGTCTACTCCGAATTCTTcggagaaagaaaattgttcTTTAGAAGATCTTATTGTTTTTTCACCGTATCTCACGCGAAGCCGTGGGAAGAGGAATTCTAGAAAAGAGGTACAGCAACGGCTGGGCATTGGCCGCCCATCCGACGAAATTCCCACCAAGGACACGgttatgcaaaatttaaacataTGCGTGGAAGAGGAGGAACGTACAGCTCAGTACTTCAAAATTCTCTTGAACAAAGAAACTGATAGACTCAAGGAGCTTTGTAAGAAATGGTTGGATATTGGATTAGAGAAGGATGTTCCAGAGGATGCTACGTATGAAATACAAACAGCGGTAGGGCAGACAAATttgctaataaataaaaagttcgaGAGATTTCGTAGCTTAGTGCACGACTGCGAGACTGGTAAAGGAGAAATGCTGGTTACGTGCAGAGATCTTCAAGGATTTTGGGATATGACATACATGGAGGTCAAAGACTGTGAAACGCGATTTGAGAAATTGGAGCAACGTCGAAACAGAGAAtggaaggaggaggaggaggaataCACAGTCGCCAAGCCTGCCGTTAAAAAACGAATGCctgttaaaaaacaaattgtatCATCAAAACCAAGTTCATTGCGATCATTAATCCTTGCTGCCAGAAAAATCAAAATGGAAGGAGAAACATTAAGCAAGGGAGATTTGTTGTTGCAAGATAcacatataaatgaaaaacCGAGTAATAGAAAATCTTTTACTGAAGAGAACACTCGACGTAGTAGGAGATCTAAATCCCATGATCTTAACGATAGCAAGTCAACTCCTGTTCGACGTGAGAGCTCTAAAACAGGTTCCGTGcaattttccgaaaaatctaaaaaaatgagaagTCCATTCGCAGCTATGAAAATAAGTCGAATGTGTAAGACACCCGAAGTTCAATTAGATGACACGGTGTCATACGTTAATTCCGATCAAACGCCGGGCAAGAGCATATTAAAGAAATcggaagaattagaaaataaggAAGCCCGTATAAAGTCCGCGCATAAAGTCAATTTTGATGATCAAGTGGTTCTAACGGAGGTCCCTCTTGATGAAGAAACACATACTAAATTGAGTTTAGCTGCTGCATTAAACAGGATAGACAGTTTCGATTTGGATGATATGTATCAATCGCCATCCATTCATgctgaaaaaagattaaactttgAAGATTCTGACAGACTTGACGATCTGAATAAATCACTATCCGAGATACAAACAACAGGGAAGCGAAATAAATCCAGATCATTTGTTCAGAATACTTTAGTAGATAATATTATGCATCCACTTAACGACATAACATCTTCGGTATTTATTGAAGAATCATCGCCAAACAATGTGGAGATTATATCACCTAAGAAAAGCGTAAGAAATCGAGTTCAACACAAGGATGCATCAAACAGGAAAcatgtagatatttatttttcacctCCAACACGTGCGAACAGAGATGACGAGATAGACATTACTactgaaataatttcaaaagacATGGGAGATCTTGATTTAGGACCAAGAGTACTTAGAAATAGAACTGTCCCGGCAAATAATACACCCAAAAGCAGTAGAACGAGCAAAATG ATGACTCCAAAAAGAGCAAGTAAAGAGGGAAATAAGAAGTCAAGTATGAAAAGTTCGTTAAAATTATCGCAAAAAGACGAAAATATGACACCAAGTAAAAGCAATACAATAGATATGGAGAATGTAACATTGACAGACAATATTGTTAAGAAAAGATCAATTCGGAAAAGTGTTGCATTTGATg AAACTTGCGTGGGATGTGCCGAAAGTAAACCAGTGCTACCTAGGACTCCTCATACAGTACGCCGTAACAAGACGCCTTTGAGACAGAGTCGAAGCAAACAAATTGATGAAGATCTTATATCATGGGAAACGCCAGATAAAAAACATC CTCATCGTAGAAGTACGAGATCTCAGTCAGATAAATTTTAG
- the Wdr79 gene encoding telomerase Cajal body protein 1, which translates to MEIECEETAVESRSPITTPRLNGNHETVENDAKSETCEASQVQPDLFVPTEDTCGQTNAETRLESGVIPNKTDFLVSSQSQVTCVTLPEQIASLEISEQTRDNEATNITEPRNVVSEDTSSVDSTCVYKYNWSTAPRVLCVATKEYQPTNLHENFTKGCQWSPDGTCLLVPSEDFKIRIYELPVELYSGQVPSDFIQTNFTSALTIKEGGLVYDTCWYPFMDSREPATCCFLSTSRESPIHLWDAFTGELRATYRAYNQVDEVEASISVQFVDSGREIWCGFKNAVRTFDTDRPGRQTSDIQFKHNFPNMIGLVSCIRENPFMPGLVAFGTYSKCIGLYKDGPLCTFQTGSGVTQIEFSPCGMKLFSVVRKNSEFLCWDLRNPGNVLYSLEGRQSDTNQRIQIAITPDSKQIISGGVDGNIVVWELPEITDYNEEDLYPKYKIRLSKDCINGISLHTRLPIIATSSGQRQCGIENKHRDNSVRLWWAS; encoded by the exons ATGGAGATAGAATGTGAAGAAACCGCTGTTGAATCGCGTTCGCCGATAACAACACCACGTTTAAATGGAAATCACGAGACAGTCGAAAACGATGCAAAAAGCGAAACTTGTGAGGCTAGTCAGGTGCAACCGGATTTATTCGTACCGACCGAAGACACTTGCGGTCAGACAAATGCAGAAACTCGTTTGGAATCTGGTGTAATTCCGAATAAAACTGACTTTCTCGTCTCTTCACAGTCACAA GTAACGTGCGTCACATTGCCAGAACAAATAGCAAGTCTTGAGATATCGGAGCAAACAAGGGACAATGAAGCTACAAATATCACAGAGCCAAGAAATGTAGTTTCGGAAGATACCAGTTCAGTAGATTCTACCTGCGTCTACAAGTATAACTGGTCCACAGCGCCGAGGGTATTATGTGTAGCTACTAAGGAATACCAGCCCACAAACTTGCATGAGAATTTTACGAAAGGTTGCCAGTGGTCGCCGGACGGAACATGCTTACTTGTACCATCAGAAGACTTCAAGATACGCATTTACGAGCTTCCCGTAGAATTATACTCTGGCCAGGTTCCATCTGATTTCATACAGACCAACTTTACATCTGCGTTGACAATTAAGGAAGGCGGCCTCGTATACGACACTTGCTGGTATCCTTTTATGGATTCGCGCGAACCTGCGACGTGCTGCTTTCTTAGTACCAGCAGAGAGAGTCCTATTCATCTGTGGGATGCATTTACAGGAGAATTGCGTGCCACGTATCGAGCTTACAATCA AGTTGACGAAGTAGAAGCATCTATCAGCGTTCAATTTGTGGATTCAGGAAGGGAGATATGGTGTGGTTTCAAGAATGCTGTAAGAACCTTCGACACGGACCGTCCTGGACGTCAGACAAGTGACATTCaatttaaacacaattttcCAAATATGATAGGATTGGTCTCGTGTATCCGTGAAAATCCATTCATGCCAGGCTTAGTTGCCTTTGGCACATATTCCAAATGTATTG gTTTGTACAAAGACGGACCATTGTGCACTTTTCAGACCGGGAGTGGTGTAACACAAATTGAATTTAGCCCTTGCGGAATGAAGTTGTTCTCTGTTGTCCGGAAAAATAGTGAATTTTTATGTTGGGACCTCCGTAATCCTGGAAATGTTCTTTATTCCCTCGAAGGAAGGCAATCGGATACCAATCAAAGAATACAAATTGCTATTACGCCTGACAGTAAACAAATAATCTCTG GCGGTGTTGATGGAAATATCGTTGTGTGGGAATTGCCGGAAATTACAGATTATAACGAAGAGGATTTGtatccaaaatataaaataagactGTCCAAAGATTGTATAAATGGAATAAGCTTACACACAAGATTACCTATAATAGCAACCAGTTCTGGACAAAGGCAATGTGgtattgaaaataaacatAGAGACAATAGCGTGAGATTATGGTGGGCCTCTTGA